A part of Saimiri boliviensis isolate mSaiBol1 chromosome 11, mSaiBol1.pri, whole genome shotgun sequence genomic DNA contains:
- the GPR61 gene encoding G-protein coupled receptor 61: protein MESSSIPQSSGNSSTLGRVPQTPGPSTASGVPEVGLRDVASESVALFFMLLLDLTAVAGNAAVMAVIAKTPALRKFVFVFHLCLVDLLAALTLMPLAMLSSSALFDHALFGEVACRLYLFLSVCFVSLAILSVSAINVERYYYVVHPMRYEVRMTLGLVASVLVGVWVKALAMASVPVLGRVSWEEGAPSVPPGCSLQWSHSAYCQLFVVVFAVLYFLLPLLLILVVYCSMFRVARVAAMQHGPLPTWMETPRQRSESLSSRSTMVTSSGAPQTTPHRTFGGGKAAVVLLAVGGQFLLCWLPYFSFHLYVALSAQPISPGQVESVVTWIGYFCFTSNPFFYGCLNRQIRGELSKQFVCFFKPAPEEELRLPSREGSIEENFLQFLQGTGCPSESWVSRPLPSPKQEPPAVDFRIPGQIAEETSEFLEQQLTSDIIMSDSYLRPAPSPRLES, encoded by the coding sequence ATGGAGTCCTCTTCCATTCCCCAGTCATCAGGGAACTCTTCCACTTTGGGGAGGGTTCCTCAAACCCCAGGTCCCTCTACTGCCAGTGGGGTCCCGGAGGTGGGGCTGCGGGACGTAGCTTCGGAATCCGTGGCCCTCTTCTTCATGCTCCTGCTGGACTTGACTGCTGTGGCTGGCAATGCCGCTGTGATGGCCGTGATCGCCAAGACGCCCGCCCTCCGAAAATTTGTCTTCGtcttccacctctgcctggtGGACCTGCTGGCTGCCCTGACCCTCATGCCCCTGGCCATGCTCTCCAGCTCCGCCCTCTTTGACCACGCCCTCTTCGGGGAGGTGGCCTGCCGCCTCTACTTGTTCCTGAGCGTGTGCTTTGTCAGCCTGGCCATCCTCTCGGTGTCGGCCATCAATGTGGAGCGCTACTATTACGTGGTCCACCCCATGCGCTACGAGGTGCGCATGACGCTGGGGCTGGTGGCCTCTGTGCTGGTGGGTGTGTGGGTGAAGGCCTTGGCCATGGCTTCTGTGCCAGTGTTGGGAAGGGTCTCCTGGGAGGAAGGAGCTCCCAGTGTCCCCCCAGGCTGTTCACTCCAGTGGAGCCACAGTGCCTACTGCCAGCTTTTTGTGGTGGTCTTTGCTGTCCTTTACTTCCTGCTGCCCCTGCTCCTCATCCTTGTGGTCTACTGCAGCATGTTTCGAGTGGCCCGCGTGGCTGCCATGCAGCACGGGCCACTGCCCACGTGGATGGAGACACCCCGGCAACGCTCCGAATCTCTCAGCAGCCGCTCCACGATGGTCACCAGCTCGGGGGCCCCCCAGACCACCCCACACCGGACGTTTGGGGGAGGGAAAGCAGCAGTGGTTCTCCTGGCTGTGGGGGGACAGTTCCTGCTCTGTTGGTTGCCCTACTTCTCTTTCCACCTCTATGTGGCCCTGAGTGCTCAGCCCATTTCACCTGGGCAGGTGGAGAGTGTGGTGACCTGGATCGGCTACTTTTGCTTCACTTCCAACCCTTTCTTCTATGGATGTCTCAACCGACAGATCCGGGGGGAGCTCAGCAAGCAGTTTGTCTGCTTCTTCAAGCCAGCTCCAGAGGAGGAGCTGAGGCTGCCTAGCCGGGAGGGCTCCATTGAGGAGAACTTCCTGCAGTTCCTTCAGGGGACTGGCTGTCCCTCTGAGTCCTGGGTTTCCCGGCCCCTACCCAGCCCCAAGCAGGAACCACCTGCTGTTGACTTTCGAATCCCAGGCCAGATAGCTGAGGAGACCTCTGAGTTCCTGGAGCAGCAACTCACCAGCGACATCATCATGTCAGACAGCTACCTCCGTCCTGCCCCCTCACCCCGGCTGGAGTCATGA